One Oryza sativa Japonica Group chromosome 8, ASM3414082v1 DNA window includes the following coding sequences:
- the LOC4345829 gene encoding uncharacterized protein: MLRSVSGSNSSRGIAAVVGVGPRLGSAVARKFASEGYTVAILSRDLEKLSQLAEEIAQEAKAQVFALRVDCADARSVREAFEGVLSLGPVEVLVYNACEPPADGDGDASPRPTPFLAISPDAFHRALAVSAAGAFYCAHQVIPGMVERGRGTVIFTGSSASVTGYAGYSDLSCGKFALRGLSQSLAKEFQPAGVHIAHMIIDGVIGEPRSGRGRCGGETASSAGADPDAVAQSYWHVHAQDRSAWTQEMDIRSPSLM, encoded by the exons ATGCTGAGGTCAGTGTCCGGGTCCAACTCGTCGAGGGGCATCGCCGCCGTGGTCGGCGTCGGCCCCAGGCTCGGCTCCGCCGTGGCTCGCAAGTTCGCCTCCGAGGGCTACACCGTCGCCATCCTCTCCCGCGACCTCG AGAAGCTGTCGCAGCTGGCGGAGGAGATCGCGCAGGAGGCGAAGGCGCAGGTGTTCGCGCTGCGGGTGGACTGCGCCGACGCGCGGTCCGTGCGCGAGGCCTTCGAAGGGGTGCTCTCGCTCGGCCCCGTCGAGGTGCTCGTCTACAACGCCTGCGAGCCacccgccgacggcgacggcgacgcctccCCGCGCCCGACTCCCTTCCTCGCCATCTCCCCCGACGCCTTCCACCGCGccctcgccgtctccgccgccggcgccttcTACTGCGCCCACCAA GTTATACCGGGGATGGTCGAGCGGGGCAGGGGCACCGTCATCTTCACCggctcgtcggcgtcggtcACCGGCTACGCCGGCTACTCCGATCTAA GCTGCGGCAAGTTCGCGCTGAGAGGGCTGTCCCAGTCGCTGGCCAAGGAGTTCCAGCCGGCCGGCGTCCACATTGCTCACATGATCATCGACGGCGTCATCGGCGAACCCAG GTCAGGGAGGgggaggtgcggcggcgagacggcgtcgtcggcgggggCGGACCCGGACGCGGTGGCGCAGAGCTACTGGCACGTCCACGCGCAGGACAGGAGCGCGTGGACGCAGGAGATGGACATCCGGTCGCCGTCGCTCATGTAG